A genomic window from Clostridium aceticum includes:
- a CDS encoding helix-turn-helix transcriptional regulator, translating into MNRDEFIKKVDAKLKLIRNEKNFTQDKMAEVIGMSKKTLVQIEKERSTLGWTGAVAVCSIFKHSEVLQMTFGGDPQDIILSLAFSNHEHSYETTLGGKVWWRDVEKTDKYRVQQNIISKHYRILDRQDRRICSSFEIEYIKKRLEEL; encoded by the coding sequence GTGAATAGAGATGAGTTCATTAAAAAGGTAGATGCAAAGTTAAAGTTGATTAGAAATGAAAAAAACTTTACTCAGGATAAAATGGCTGAGGTGATAGGTATGTCGAAAAAAACCCTAGTGCAGATAGAAAAAGAACGATCTACTTTGGGATGGACGGGGGCAGTAGCTGTATGTTCTATATTTAAGCATAGTGAGGTCCTTCAAATGACCTTCGGAGGGGACCCTCAAGATATTATTCTATCTCTAGCCTTCTCAAACCATGAACATAGCTATGAGACTACCTTGGGAGGGAAAGTATGGTGGAGAGATGTTGAGAAAACTGATAAATATAGGGTACAACAAAATATCATAAGCAAGCACTATAGAATACTGGATAGGCAGGATAGAAGGATATGTTCTTCTTTTGAAATTGAATACATAAAGAAAAGATTAGAGGAATTATAA
- a CDS encoding HAD-IIA family hydrolase — protein sequence MKDYSTYIFDIDGTLVKQNKVLEGAIDYLKHLREGKKQILFATNTPLYTQAMLTKKLNRLGVYVEEKEIITPIDAANIYFKQEKKPITVLGIIHPKVVTKLIDLGWDITHSKDFNKTRNYTHVLLGMYTKLTYLELVAGLQSLDRGAKLLVMNPDLFCPIKTGRIIDSGSLGGIYEKCTGEEATVIGKPTYWMQKAIEDKLRYPLSQCLFIGDSPFTDMRMGREMGMDTLFLKSGINEFLSPSIQIDATYSFPTIKYIPYANNSR from the coding sequence ATGAAGGACTACAGTACTTATATTTTTGATATTGATGGTACATTGGTTAAACAAAACAAAGTTTTAGAAGGTGCTATTGATTATTTAAAGCATTTAAGAGAAGGCAAGAAGCAAATACTGTTTGCTACAAACACTCCCTTATACACACAAGCTATGCTAACTAAAAAGCTAAATCGTTTGGGGGTTTATGTAGAAGAAAAAGAGATTATCACGCCTATTGATGCTGCAAATATCTATTTTAAACAAGAAAAAAAACCTATAACTGTATTGGGAATTATCCATCCTAAAGTGGTGACAAAGCTGATTGATCTGGGGTGGGACATCACACATAGCAAAGATTTTAATAAAACACGAAATTATACCCATGTACTCTTGGGAATGTACACAAAACTAACTTACTTGGAGTTAGTAGCAGGATTACAGAGTTTGGATAGAGGGGCGAAATTACTTGTGATGAATCCCGATCTTTTTTGTCCTATTAAGACAGGTAGAATCATTGACAGCGGTTCTCTAGGGGGGATTTATGAAAAGTGCACAGGAGAGGAGGCTACTGTGATAGGAAAACCAACCTATTGGATGCAAAAAGCCATAGAGGATAAATTAAGATATCCCTTAAGCCAGTGTTTATTTATTGGAGATTCTCCCTTCACCGATATGAGAATGGGTAGGGAAATGGGTATGGATACTTTGTTTTTAAAGTCTGGTATTAATGAGTTTTTAAGTCCATCAATACAAATTGATGCAACCTATTCGTTTCCAACCATTAAATATATACCTTATGCTAATAACAGTAGGTAG
- a CDS encoding radical SAM protein → MKIRDFLSLSYFGVKTILFKQKKPILGTIILTDYCNLSCKHCSVNNINKKMYAYVNIKKEMEAFYREGIRILFFCGGETLLWKDGERDIRDLVKEAKKIGFYIVNIVTNGTEDLHIPEADIIFLSLDGTKKTHDLIRGDTYDLIMKRLEDTEDCNICIYMAINKLNYREVEEVAALAKEHPKINSISFNFHTPYEGTEDLSLDREEKKEVVAKIKAMIKKQLPIFNLYSSLEAYLKNQWDRPCFQCIVSEDNKRYTCGRCVEIEGLCSECGYLFAVEFSLLFKGSIKIIYEMLKTYLRYV, encoded by the coding sequence ATGAAGATAAGAGATTTTTTATCCTTGAGTTACTTTGGTGTAAAAACTATTCTTTTTAAACAGAAAAAGCCTATTCTAGGGACGATTATATTAACAGATTATTGTAATTTAAGCTGTAAACATTGTTCCGTAAATAATATAAATAAAAAGATGTACGCTTATGTCAATATTAAAAAAGAAATGGAGGCCTTCTATAGAGAAGGGATCAGGATTCTATTTTTTTGCGGTGGGGAAACTTTGCTTTGGAAGGATGGGGAAAGAGATATTAGAGATTTAGTTAAAGAAGCAAAGAAAATTGGTTTCTATATCGTCAATATCGTTACCAATGGCACAGAGGACCTTCATATTCCTGAAGCAGATATCATCTTCTTAAGTCTTGACGGAACAAAGAAAACCCATGACCTTATCAGAGGAGATACTTACGATCTTATCATGAAAAGGTTAGAGGATACTGAAGACTGTAATATATGTATTTATATGGCAATAAATAAGCTGAATTACAGAGAGGTGGAGGAAGTGGCGGCGTTAGCAAAGGAGCATCCTAAAATCAATAGTATCTCCTTCAATTTCCATACCCCCTATGAAGGAACAGAAGACCTTAGTCTGGATAGGGAAGAAAAGAAGGAGGTTGTGGCTAAGATAAAAGCTATGATAAAAAAGCAGCTGCCAATTTTTAATTTATATAGCTCTCTGGAGGCATATTTAAAGAATCAATGGGACAGACCTTGCTTTCAATGTATTGTATCAGAGGATAATAAAAGATATACATGTGGCAGATGTGTAGAGATTGAAGGTTTATGTAGTGAATGTGGTTACCTGTTTGCAGTGGAATTTTCCCTTTTGTTTAAAGGAAGTATTAAAATTATCTATGAAATGTTGAAAACTTATCTGAGATATGTGTGA
- a CDS encoding coproporphyrinogen-III oxidase family protein — MVTSFLRRTLLGKKEKFSFRGYQEGEIDFNAMGKEIGIYIHIPFCKSMCHYCPYNKVLYEENIALAYKEALMKELVLYKEKFKNKKVTSIYIGGGTPTLLAEELKEILAWIKVHYHFQGDIGIEVHPTEVNRKLLKTLKEMEVNLISVGVQTFNDEMLQFLGRGYTSHEIDQALSLIKDFDFQCVDIDIMTNLPGQKIEDIQYDLEKTYAYGIDQLSVYPLILFPMTTMSKVLKEKKLSRFGELEERKILQMIDEVSKRWGYHRSSVWTYGKSSDNRYTSVTRESFVGFGAGASSHFGDYFYLNTFDVKAYIGALKEEALPINIVNLMTEKEKMIFWIFWRCYDGMIDGERFRELFHKDMKKGFKLLFDLLKYLKMAEEEGDKVILTEWGRYAYHFVEKQYSIHYLNYLWKKSMEEPWIEEISI; from the coding sequence ATGGTTACTAGTTTTTTACGGAGAACATTATTAGGAAAAAAAGAAAAGTTTTCATTTAGAGGATATCAGGAGGGGGAAATAGACTTTAATGCTATGGGGAAGGAGATAGGGATTTATATACATATCCCCTTTTGCAAAAGCATGTGTCACTATTGCCCGTATAATAAGGTTCTTTATGAAGAAAACATAGCTTTAGCATACAAGGAAGCACTTATGAAGGAACTAGTTTTATATAAAGAAAAGTTTAAAAACAAGAAAGTTACTTCCATCTATATAGGAGGGGGTACGCCGACGCTTCTTGCAGAAGAGCTGAAGGAAATCCTTGCATGGATAAAAGTTCATTACCATTTCCAAGGAGATATAGGTATAGAAGTTCATCCTACAGAAGTGAACAGAAAGCTATTAAAAACATTGAAGGAGATGGAAGTCAATTTAATTAGTGTAGGTGTACAGACCTTTAATGATGAAATGCTGCAATTTCTAGGAAGAGGCTATACCTCTCATGAAATAGATCAGGCTTTATCTCTCATAAAGGATTTTGATTTTCAATGTGTTGATATTGATATCATGACAAATCTGCCTGGACAAAAAATTGAGGATATTCAATACGACCTAGAAAAGACCTATGCCTACGGTATAGACCAGCTTTCTGTATATCCTTTGATTCTTTTCCCCATGACAACAATGAGCAAAGTCCTAAAGGAAAAAAAGCTAAGTAGATTTGGAGAGTTGGAGGAGAGAAAAATTCTCCAGATGATTGATGAGGTTTCTAAAAGATGGGGATATCACAGAAGTTCCGTATGGACCTATGGGAAGTCTTCTGATAATAGATATACCTCTGTAACAAGGGAAAGTTTTGTGGGCTTTGGGGCAGGAGCCAGCTCTCACTTTGGAGATTATTTTTATTTAAATACTTTTGACGTAAAAGCCTATATAGGAGCTTTAAAGGAAGAAGCACTGCCTATTAATATTGTAAACCTTATGACAGAAAAGGAAAAAATGATTTTTTGGATTTTCTGGAGATGCTACGACGGCATGATAGATGGAGAGAGGTTTAGAGAATTATTTCATAAAGATATGAAAAAGGGATTTAAACTGTTGTTTGATTTATTGAAGTATCTTAAAATGGCAGAGGAAGAAGGCGATAAAGTGATTTTAACAGAATGGGGGCGGTATGCCTATCATTTTGTGGAAAAGCAGTATTCTATTCACTATTTAAACTACCTATGGAAAAAATCTATGGAGGAGCCGTGGATAGAAGAAATAAGTATATAA